From the genome of Sphingobacterium sp. UGAL515B_05:
GTATTGAATGCCATACCCAAAGCGCCCAGATCACTGTGTAAACAGACACCCCGGATTTTAAGCTGCCGCCCATTCAGTATAAAGCCCTGTTGCTGATCGAAGCTAAAATTGCGTAAGCCAAATTTCGTAAGCTGTTCATCCACAACCCGACCATCAACAATAAGTTTAATTTTTGCCGTATATTGATAGGGATTTTCAATATCCCATAAGACGGGATTTTCGAGGACGATCTGCTGAGCGATGGAGTGCTGACCTGCTTTGACAGCGCTCAACGTGGTACGTTTGCTTGCGACAACAGCACCTTGAGCCGAAAGAACCGCTGTCAGTAGCGTAATCTTTTTTGATTCCTTAAGGTTATGCTCAATTTCCAGGGAGAGATCCACGACAGCACGTTTCTCACTGAGCTGCCCAGCTCTTATGAAGGTGCTGTTCGTTCCTACGCTGACTGGATTACGGCTGATTAATTTGACATCCCGATAGATCCCCGACCCCGAATAGAAACGCGAGTTGGGCTGATTCTTATTGTTTACTTTTAATGAAAGCAGGTTTTCCCTACCATCCCAGTATAAATAAGGGGAAAGCTCATATTCAAATCCGATATAACCATTGGGTCTTTTTCCTAAGAAATGTCCATTGATCCAGACTTCACTATTTTCGTATACACCTTCGAATGCAATAAATATCCGTTGCCCTTGCTCAGCCTGCGCCAGCTTAAACGTTTTTTGATACCATCCTACGCCACCATCGAGGTAAGCAGCCCCGCTACCTGCGGGGCTGTTTTCTCTAAATGGCATTTCGATACTCCAGTCATGTGGTAGATCGAGCTTTCGCCAGCCCTCTCCTTTTCGTCCATTGCTATATTGCTGGCTGCTATCCAGTTTAAACCACCAGCCCCCATTAAAATCAATAATCTTTCTGGACTGTCCACTTAAGGAGCCCGCAGTCGCCAATAACAGGAAGAGCAGGATCATCATTCGGCTATATCCCGTGTGAAATAGTCGCTTCAACATAGGCTTATTTAGTCTTATTGGTATCCGAGGGATCTTCGGTCAAACTCTCCTTGTAGGCCTTGCTGATAAAATTAAAGGTCAGCATAGCTGCTCCGTCGTTCGAAAGCACGGGATCCCGCAATACCGCCAGTTGCATTGTATTCTCGGTCAGCGACATAATTCGTACATCACCCCAGTCGACAACGATCCCATCTTGTGGCTTTCCATGTAAAGGCGAAGCCCCGGTCATACGGATGGTTTTCTTTTCGGTATCGATATTAAAAGTCCCCTTCTGGACTTTGCCCAGCATAGCATGATTCACGTTGATGTTTGCACCGCCTTTCAGATCAAAAGTCATACTTCCATAATCACCGGCAGGCATAAGCCAGCTATTGCCTTTCCAATCGGGTTCCCAGCTCCAGCTATCGCTATTTAAAGGCGCGGCTGTTTTATTGATGCTTCCCCACCAGTCACCGGTGCCGTAAAAATACATTGGACCTTTAAAGTAGCGGGAAATGCCCTCAGCATCCAGATCGAGGTACCATGTTTTCTCTTCCCCTGCCCCGCCCGTCAATAAGGTCCAGGTCTCGTCACTGATAAACTCGGCATACATCTGATCGATTTTAAATGTCACTGGCTCGCCGTAGACGATGCCGCCACGCGTCTCGACACCAAATTTAACGGTGTACTCACCGGGAAAAGGCATTTTCAGGGTTACCTTTTTCTCCTGACTCCGTCCTTGTGGATGCTCCCACAATGGGGTGTATTTTGAATCCATCAAGCTGGTTAAATACACAATATTGGGATTACTGGCGTCATGTTCAACGGTAAAGGCCTTTCCCTTCTCCAACTGCGCCGAAGTGACATCAATGTCTCCCAGTGTATAATTCTCGGGAGAACAAGCTCCAAAGAGTACCATCGCCGCAAAAAAGCAGATGGCATATGTGAATATCTTTTTCATGTTTGTCTAGTTATAATTCAACCAATAGTAAGTCCTGGTATACCTGTGTTTAGTTCCAGCCGGCATTTTGTTTCAGTACACCATTGGATAAGGTAATCTGCTTGTTGGGTATTTGCATAAATCCTTTCGTTGTCAAAAAACGCTCTTTAGTCACAGTGACCTTCTCCGGCACAGATCCACTGGGCACATCTTCGGTTGTTTCCAGTGTAGCGGCGGCATTATTCAGCCCCTGCCGCAATACATCCCAATAGCGGATACCTTCAAACGCAAATTCAAATTTTCTTTCCTTCAGAATATTGTTTTTTGAAACTGCTAGCGGCACAAAATTGGTCTTATACGCTCTTTTCCTTACCTCGTCAAAGTATTTCTGTGCGTTTGCGGAACCGAGTTCTGCCGCCATAAGCAAGACATCAGCGTAGCGGATGACAAAGTAATCCTGGTCTTGGGACAGTTGCATATCCTTATCCCCGCCTGTATTGGTGGTGCCGTCCGGCAATGCCGTGGGGGCGTATTTTTTGATGGTGTAACCTGTATACTCACGCTGGTCTTTCAGGTCAAATCCCGTGATATTCTCGCCATCGATATCAATAATTGAGGCAGTTTTGCGTGTATCCATGTTGTCAAACTCATTGAAGAACTTTTTGCTTACCGTACATGCCCCCCATCCTTGGCCATAAGGCGACCAATTTTTACCACGCAAGCCCAGAAAGACGACCCAGCGGTTGCCATCAACATAACCGTTGTAGTTCGATGTATTGTTGAATTTCTGTGCAAATACAACCTCAGCATTTCCCTTACCGGCATATTTGGAAATATCTAACGTATTATTGCTTGCATTGGGGATATAACTCGCTGCCGGCCACAGATTTTTGAAATCTGCCACCAGCGCAAACTGGCCGCTGCTGATAACTTCTTCGAGTCCCGCCAGGGCTTCGGCCTTGGAGACACCGATATCTTCACTGCCATAATAGCCTGCATAAAACAGATAAACACGGGCGAGTAGCGCTTTGGCAGCAAATGGAGTTGCCCGACCATCATTTGTGGCCGCAGCTGACTTGGGGTAAGCTGTTGCTGGGATATTGGCGGCCGCAAATTTAAGGTCTGAAACAATCAGTTGATAAATCGCTTTGGGGTCCGACTGTGGAATATTCTCATTGGTCGGGCTGGTTAGCAAAGGGATGTTTTCGAATAAACGGACGAGATCAAAGTACATGGTGGCCCGCAGGAATTTCGTTTCCCCTTCGATACGTGCCCGCGCTGTTGTGTTGCCTGAAAAATCAGTACCGTCCAATTTTCCCAAAAGGGTATTGCAGCGAAAAATTCCCGCGTAGTAATCAGACCAGGTACCATCAAAGATATTATTGTCCGATTGGGACTGCGCAATATCAAAACGGTCTATTGCCTGAAATGAGCGACCGTCTGTTGTACCTGTTCCGCCAAAACAATTGTCGGCGGCCACCTCTGCTGTCAGATAGAAAGACTGGCTCCCATTGGAGGTCGTCCGTTGATAACCATCATAACAACCGACCAGAGCCATGTCAGCATCGGCTACGGTTTTATAAAAATTGCTTTCCAAAACGCTTGTCATCGGTTCGACATCCAAAAAACTGGATGAACATGATCCTAAGATTAAGGATCCAAATAACATGGAATGATAGATATAGCTCGTTTTTTTCATGATTTCTTGTGTTTAGAATTTAACATTTAGGCCAAATAATACAGTCCTTGGTCTTGGATAGTAACCGAGGTCGATACCCGATACCCAACCATCTGTTCCATAACCGATCTCGGGATCCATCCCATCATATTTGGTGAACGTGAACAGATTTTGACCTTGTACGTAGAACCGGATCTGATTAGCATACTTCCATTTGATCAGCTTCGACAGATCATAACCTAAGGTCACATTGCTGATCCGAAGAAAGTCTCCATCCTGAATATAAAGGTCTGAAAACTGCCAATTGACATTAGTTTCCGTAACACGGGGGATCGTACTGGAAGTACCTTCTCCGGTCCATCGGTCTAATATTCGTGTGGTATAGTTTGCTTGTTTATTGGCATGATTGCGGTAAGACTGTACAATTTTGTTTCCAAGGGAACCGTAGGCATTCACCGAGAAATCAAATCCTTTATAATCCAGTCCAATATTAAATCCATAGGTAAAATTAGGCATGCCAACACCTAGATTTGTCTTATCCGAGGCATTGATAATACCATCGTTATTCTGATCTACATATTTCACATCGCCCGGTTTTACATCCGCTTGAAGGATACCTTTTCCGGCTGTTTTCCAGGCGTCGATCTCGGCTTGGTTCTGGAATAGACCGTCTGTTTTATACCCCCAGAAGTAGCCAATGGGTAGGCCGTTTGCGGCGCGGTAAAATTCTTCCGAGTTATCGTATAACATGGCTGTCTGTCCGTGGATAATACCATCTTCAGTTGGTATCTGTCCCACCTTATTTTTGTTATAGGCACCATTTACCCCAAGACGATACTTGACTTCATTGATCTTATCCGCCCAATTTAGTCCCAGTTCCACCCCTGTATTCTTCACGTCACCGCCATTGATAAAAGGGGGCAACGTTCCGGTTGTCGCCAAAACAGGCGCTGTAACCAGCCAGTTTTTCGTCTTTTTGACATAAAAGTCGGCGACAACATCCAGACGGCTGTTCGCAAATTTGGCATCAAATCCGATATTGGTCTGTTCGGAAGTTTCCCAGGTCAGATTCGGATTGGACAAGCGGCTCGGATAGGCCCCAGCGATATTATTGTTGCTCGTTCCAAAAACATAATGTGCGCCGGGGTTGGACGATGTAATGCCTGTTGAGGTACTGATGGGTGCCGCATATTGAAAATCAGCGATATCCTGATTACCCACTTGCCCCCATGAAGCACGGAGTTTAAAGAAGTTTACAGCCGCTAAATGTTCTTTAAAAAACTCTTCCGAAGAAATTACCCAGCCTGCCGACACCGAAGGGAAATATCCCCAGCGGTTGCTGCGCGAAAATTTAGAGGATCCATCTGCACGCAATGTCGCATTCAACAGGTACTTTTCCTTATAATTGTAACCCAGCCGTCCAAAGTACGAGACTCTACGGGTGATGTTCTCAGGCTTTCCAGACACCGTACGCGTTTCGACGACGTTCCCTTTTTCATCCAGGTGTGCCTGGCCTGTGGTATTGTCCAGGTAAGCATGTGCAAAATCATTGAACTGCGAAAGTAGATTCCAGTTGGACCCCGAAAGGTAAGTTCCCTGGTAACGTAGCGATTCCATACCGACCATGGCCGAAAAACGATGATCCGTATGGATATCAAAGTCATAGGAAGCGGTATTTGTCCAGGTCAGCGTATGACCTTTGCTCATGTTCTGTGAGGTTGTTGTATGATCTTGGTTGTAGGTGTAGATGGAGAAGCGGTACAAGGGCGTAAAACTTCTGTATTCTGAAGCATAATAGTTGAATCCCAGCAATGAGCGGACCTTTAGGCCTTTGATTGGTTCGATTTCCGCAAAGATATCGGCCAATAATTTTTGGCCATCATTGGCGTTGTTCGAATTGGTCATCATCACCCCATATGGATTGCTGTCCCCATTGTACCAAGGTGAATTGGAAGTATCATTGAAAGGACTTCCGTACAAGCCGTTGTCTGAATACACCGGTGACAAAGGCGAAGTGGCAAACGCACCGCGCAGCGTATTGCTGTACTGATTGCCCACACTGATGCCTCGATTTTTGATGTAGTTAAAGTTGAGGTGCTGACCTATTTTCACAACGTTATCAAAGAGTTTATGTTCCGAATTCGTCCGAAAACCATAACGCTGATAGTTGGAAACGTCTTTACCGCCTACAATCCCCTCCTGACCAATATAGTTCATCGATAAGGCGTAGGTGGATTTTTCATTGCCGCCGGTCAGGGCAACATTGTAATTGTCCATTTTTGCATTATCCTTAAACATGTAATCCATCCAATTGGTATTGGCCAGACCGTCCATGCCGTTAAAATCAATCAGCGCGGCCCCCGAATTCAGCGATTGCTCATTCATGATCAGCTTGTACTGATCTGCATCCAGCAATTTTGCTTTACGCGAAACGTTCTGAATGCCCGTATAGCCATCAAACGACAGCACATTTTTTCCCGCAGTCCCCATTTTGGTGGTGACCAGGATAACCCCATTGGCAGCCTGCGAACCATAGATGGCGGCCGAAGCTGCGTCTTTCAGTACGTCGATAGATTGGATATCGGCCGCATTCAAGACCGAAATATCCCCTCCCGGAACGCCGTCGATGACGTACAAGGGGCCCGAATTACCGATTGTTCCCAGCCCGCGGACGACGACCTTCATATCTGCTCCCGGCTGACCGGAAGTTGATGTAATGGATACACCCGGTGCCTGC
Proteins encoded in this window:
- a CDS encoding RagB/SusD family nutrient uptake outer membrane protein, coding for MKKTSYIYHSMLFGSLILGSCSSSFLDVEPMTSVLESNFYKTVADADMALVGCYDGYQRTTSNGSQSFYLTAEVAADNCFGGTGTTDGRSFQAIDRFDIAQSQSDNNIFDGTWSDYYAGIFRCNTLLGKLDGTDFSGNTTARARIEGETKFLRATMYFDLVRLFENIPLLTSPTNENIPQSDPKAIYQLIVSDLKFAAANIPATAYPKSAAATNDGRATPFAAKALLARVYLFYAGYYGSEDIGVSKAEALAGLEEVISSGQFALVADFKNLWPAASYIPNASNNTLDISKYAGKGNAEVVFAQKFNNTSNYNGYVDGNRWVVFLGLRGKNWSPYGQGWGACTVSKKFFNEFDNMDTRKTASIIDIDGENITGFDLKDQREYTGYTIKKYAPTALPDGTTNTGGDKDMQLSQDQDYFVIRYADVLLMAAELGSANAQKYFDEVRKRAYKTNFVPLAVSKNNILKERKFEFAFEGIRYWDVLRQGLNNAAATLETTEDVPSGSVPEKVTVTKERFLTTKGFMQIPNKQITLSNGVLKQNAGWN
- a CDS encoding SusC/RagA family TonB-linked outer membrane protein; the protein is MISKQLLSRGMAVVVMTSVTSLVWAQSFTGSIVSADSGLPIGGASISVKNQKISTSSDESGKFSIAASTGTILTITYVGYKTEEVKITGPNMVIRLQPQASDLEEVVVIGYGVQKKKLNTGANLKVEGEELQKRNQLNPLQSLQGQAPGVSITSTSGQPGADMKVVVRGLGTIGNSGPLYVIDGVPGGDISVLNAADIQSIDVLKDAASAAIYGSQAANGVILVTTKMGTAGKNVLSFDGYTGIQNVSRKAKLLDADQYKLIMNEQSLNSGAALIDFNGMDGLANTNWMDYMFKDNAKMDNYNVALTGGNEKSTYALSMNYIGQEGIVGGKDVSNYQRYGFRTNSEHKLFDNVVKIGQHLNFNYIKNRGISVGNQYSNTLRGAFATSPLSPVYSDNGLYGSPFNDTSNSPWYNGDSNPYGVMMTNSNNANDGQKLLADIFAEIEPIKGLKVRSLLGFNYYASEYRSFTPLYRFSIYTYNQDHTTTSQNMSKGHTLTWTNTASYDFDIHTDHRFSAMVGMESLRYQGTYLSGSNWNLLSQFNDFAHAYLDNTTGQAHLDEKGNVVETRTVSGKPENITRRVSYFGRLGYNYKEKYLLNATLRADGSSKFSRSNRWGYFPSVSAGWVISSEEFFKEHLAAVNFFKLRASWGQVGNQDIADFQYAAPISTSTGITSSNPGAHYVFGTSNNNIAGAYPSRLSNPNLTWETSEQTNIGFDAKFANSRLDVVADFYVKKTKNWLVTAPVLATTGTLPPFINGGDVKNTGVELGLNWADKINEVKYRLGVNGAYNKNKVGQIPTEDGIIHGQTAMLYDNSEEFYRAANGLPIGYFWGYKTDGLFQNQAEIDAWKTAGKGILQADVKPGDVKYVDQNNDGIINASDKTNLGVGMPNFTYGFNIGLDYKGFDFSVNAYGSLGNKIVQSYRNHANKQANYTTRILDRWTGEGTSSTIPRVTETNVNWQFSDLYIQDGDFLRISNVTLGYDLSKLIKWKYANQIRFYVQGQNLFTFTKYDGMDPEIGYGTDGWVSGIDLGYYPRPRTVLFGLNVKF